The DNA sequence CTGTTGGATCAAGCATTATGGAGCTCTCAATGTTGCAGTTTGCTTGAATCATGTTGTCATTTGACCTGTTATTTAGTCTAATAAACCAGCATATGTTTTCTGTTATGCTATATTCAGAACTCCGtatcaaatatttatatacaggtctCAAATTTTATAGAGAATAATTCCTCATTTCTGTGATTCAGTCTCTTGGTACTTAATTTTAGGATATGGACTGCAATTGTCCATACTTGTTTGGGTTAAACACTTGTATCcgttggatttacttctgaattaaCGTGATTTGTACAGCTTTACGGTGTTACTTGGGTATGCATAAAAATAGTTCTGCGACCTAGAACACTTTGTGGTCTCTCAGAATTAGGTGCATTATTGTACATGTTAATGCTCTTTAAGGGAGAACCAAGTGTTGGGTTATTTTTAGATGTAAAAGTTAATGACTTAAGCTGTAGCTCGAATTATATCGCTCTATTTTAAATTTGCTAATAAGATTTAGACAATCTTATCTTCCATTCTCTTTTCAAGATGAACTGTTAAATAACTCACTtggccactgagatacagaaaGTACTGTTGTCAGATTGCCTTGAAGGTAtgctgtgattctggataaaatGTGAACATTTATAAGGAAAAAAATAACTGTAGCTATAATAGTTGCTGAATCACTTTTAAAATTATACTGGCATCAGAGCTATTTAAGAAACACAGACGAAAGCTGAACATATTTCAGtgaatatatatgtgtgtgcgtaGCTGGGTGAGTTTCTGAGGAACTGTAGAAATTCACTATTTCATGTAACTTGTGCCTGagtttttgtgttcttttttgttGCTGCCCTCACAAAACCCTAAAACTGCTGCTCTTTATGAAGTGGCTGAGTTCAAAAAGCAGGTTGagataacgggggggggggggcggcgctcGGAGAGAGCGCTCATACTCCTATCCTTTCTAAAAGCTAAATTGCAAAGAGATTTATTAATTCTATAAAGTTTGAAGAGGAGAGTTCTGAGCAAGGGCCACTTTAGGTTCTTGCCAGTGTTTTTTGTTAAAGTAAATAGTTTTTGTGCATGCAAGCAGGCATGCATATTCTATAGATAAAAAATCATTAAAAGAAACATAGCGTACAATGATTGGTTACATATTGTAAGAATGTTTAAAAGCTATCCTGGTATCTGTAATGAGATATTGACAAAAGAGTGAAAATGCATCTTTTATCTCAGGTTTACCCTGTGGACTATTATGTTGATAAGGAAATGCTGCTAGGGTTAGCAAATATGAGCAGCCGAGCAAAGGAGTGTGAGCTCTCCCTTCCACTTTCTGCATTGACATTCCCCTTTTGCCTTCGTAAAGAACACACCTAGTAGCTCTTGGTTAATTCTCATTGGCTAAGACCATGATGGGTGTGGTATGCAGGCTGGGTTTTTTTGCTCTACTTGCATGACCTCACTCCTGTTTGTCTCAGTGCTCAAAGCTCGTCAGCTCTTTTCAGTTTCGGCTTTGCTGAGGAGCGTATGACTTCTTTTTTCTTGTCGGTGTTTACCAAAGAATCTGTTCATATTGCTCTTTCAGAACATATCTATACAAAGTTTCTAAAAGAAAAGGGATTTCTTCTGTTTCCATAGACTTTCTAAACTGGAATAAACACCTTCCAGAGGTAGAAATCTCAGCGTGAGCTGCCTTCACAACTATCATCTGGGTCTGTCTAATGTGCTATAAGGATGAGCCCGGCATTTGGAGCTATGGAAGTGGAGCATTATTCCAAAGGCGTCCTTCTGGAGCCTTTTGTTCATCAGGTTGGGGGTCACTCCTGTGTCCTCCGGTTTAATGACAAGACCATCTGTAAACCCCTCATTCAACGAGAGCACCAGTTTTATGAGACTCTTCCTGCAGAAATGCGTAAATTCACTCCTCAGTATGAAGGTATGTGATCAACCTTAGAAGGGGGCTGGGCTTTGTATACATTTTGTCAATCCAAGTGTGCTCTTTTGTCTCTAAAATCTCTTATGCTGAAGAGATTTTAGGGAGTTTCTTTTCATGTATTTTGATGTTGTCTGAGCCAGGCTGTGGAGATGCAGGGTGGAGATGCTTGCCAGTGGGTCTTTGGGCTGACTAACAGCATTAGAGTAGAACAACTCTGCTGGTGATAGCCTATAGATCGCCCTTAGGCACAGGGAGGTAAGTATATTGATAACAGCTTGTAAATGTTTTCAGTAATAATGTGCTGCTGCTTTctgattttgtgtttttttatttttgcttcctttcttttttcaatATAAGCTGGCTAAGTTTTTTGTTTCTCTTGTGGAAGTTTAGTGTGGATTTTTGGATTGTCCTCTACCTCTTGCATTTTGATTATCATAAATAACTGTCAGCATAGCAAAGAAGGTTAATAAAAATTGTTAAATATATTCAACTTGTTTTTGCCCTTAAGGAAATGGGAAAAAACCTTGGCCGTTAGGTAGGCAAAAGGTGAAATACTGTTGACAAGGCTGACTCAGATGGTATGTGGGAGTGGATATTCCAGTTCTTTTTAGCTTTGCATTAGTTGACCCAAGCATTCAACTCTCTGTTAGGTTCTCCAGGATTTGGATTAATTAAAGACATCTGAATTTTAAAATTCTGAGTAGCTTTTTATATTGTATTATGCTTTTTCATTGAATAAagcaatcactttttaaaaaaattgtgtatgTTAATTGGAGGAAAGATTGATAGAAGGCATCTCTTAGTTGTATTCCTGTATGGTATGCACGCTTACTGAAACATTCAAAACTGTCTTATTACAAGCTTTTAGAATTAATAGATGAAACTGTGTTTTGAAAATGTTTGATGGACTAATAAACTGTACTAGCATATGTGGTTTTTCTCTTTTGGGGGGATGTATGGGAGGGGTCTAGGGGTAAGGGGGGCTCATGTGGTCCATCTCTGTTGTCTTTTCCAGGATAAAGCTAAAGGCCATTTTCTAGCtggcttccccccctttcctgtaGTTCTTTCCTGTGTGGGCAGCAGGACTGTCAGTCAAAGCTTCCGCACTCCCCACTCATGCTACCATAGGTCCCAGAGCTGCCTGCCCTGCTCAGAAGTGCCAGTCTTTCGCCAAGAACTCTAGTGATGAGCGGCAAGGATGtgcagattgattgattgatttcaggATAAAGAGAGAGgactgagtaaaaaaaaaacattcagccAATTGTTACAACTTCTTCAGTAACATTCCTATATGGCACAGGGGTGCACCCCTGTCAGAACTTTCCTCTAAGACTCTCAAAAAAACGCAGTGCTCTAGAGACTTTTGAGCTGAGGAGGCAAAAATGCTTTCAAGGTTCACCATGTTTTGATGTACCTCAGTCCAATTTGTTTTGTACTTCATTTTGTTATTTCTTTTACAAGACTGCTACGTAATCAACATCAATAAAATTTATTCCCCAAAGGAAGAAAATAAGAATTGTGAAATTAAACGTGGTGATTCTAAGTGGAAGCCTTTGAATTAGTTGTCTGTTGTAATGTGTGATGTTTTACTTGTTTTGCTCTGCTTTTGCAAGCTTTCCCTTTTCCCTGGCGTCTTATTAACTTTCCTGAAAGCCTTTGTTTGGATAAATGCTTTTAGCTTTGCTATTAAGCAAAACTTAAAGCTTTTGGTGTTTCTGTGCAGGGCACATTCCAATGCAAGATGTAAATATACAATGTTTTACATCTCTTCTAGGGTCagatcagatttttaaaaataataaaaattttcAATAATTGAAAACGTCTCCTGTTATTATTTGATTCTTATGTGATTCTGCTCACAAGAAAGAGAAGAATCTCCTGTATCATTAATGTGTTGTCGTCATGATAAATTGTCTTCTCTGTGAGGTGTCACTTTGTCTAGATGTTTTGATATTTGTTAGGTTGACAGATGAGTTTTGGCCTGTGGCAAGATAAAAAAAACTAAGGACTGGGGTAAGAGAAAAACCAAAGTTGCTATATTCTTAGTGTAAAATTATGTTGTGTTGTAAGATAGATTTCTCTTATTTCATGGATTCTTAACTAGATGCCTCATTTCTCCTCTCAAGGTGTGGTATCAGTAAGCTTTGAAGAGGGCGAAGATGGAAACCTTTGTCTAATAGCATACCCATTAAATGGGGACCATGATAACTTGGAAAGCCTAGATAATTCTGATTGTGAACCCAAAAATAAATTACTACGATGGACTAATAAAAAGACCGTATTACTAGAAAATGAAAAGTTAACTAAGGAATGGGTCCGACAgcacagaaaagaagaaaaaataaaaaggtaagAGTTCTGTTCAGTTAtcatttccaccaccaccccactcacAAAATCATTACAACTTCCAACTGTGATTCTGCTTAGTTAGGTATATTCGGGTCTCATAAACTGAAGTGATAACCATGCAATTCTATGTAGAAAtcagtcccattgtattcagtgggacttacacagTTGTGTAATTGTGCAAATGTGCAGCCTTAGTTTGAcataaatgtataggattgtgtcttATATTTTTGGTGCCTTTTAGAACTATTCTCCCGTTGTTACATTGGGaaaaaaggaactgaagaattATCCTTCTTCAGTCTTCCCTTACAGTATTCATCATTGTCCTGTTTAAAATAGTAGTTTAGGGAAAGTactattttaaaatgttcatgaAGACTTGTTTGAGACAAGCTACCCAGAAAGTATACTGAAAAATAGTGACTGTAACCTGTAAAAGTATTATGAACTAGGCTATGGGTAAAGTGATGTATGGGTAAAGATTAGCCAAACACTATTTTTAGATGGCAGGATACTGATATTTCTTTTCAGCGCCACATATTAATGTTCCTTTTTTGTCTTTCAGTCATAAGTTAGAGGAAGAATTTGAATGGCTGAAGAAATCCGAAGGGTTATATTATAGTGTTGAGAAAAAGGGGAACATCAGTTCTCAGTTTAAACCTCACAATCCTTGGAGCATGAAATGCCATCAACAGCAGTTGCAGAGAATGAAGGAAAATGCAAAACATCGGAATCAATACAGTATCCTTTGTCCATGTATATCTTGTGTGGTAGCCAGACAGGAACTGCTTTAGCTTGGGAATGGTACTCTATTAAATGTCCTGAAATGTGATGGGTAACTTAACTTTGGGAAGCTACTAGACCAACTTTTGTTTATTGTTCCATGGCGAACAGTAACTATAAAAGACCATTTGCTACTTCTGGAATTCAGGGTCTACAGGCTCTTTGTAATGGAAAGACTTATTAATGTTTTGAAAAACAGAAGAGGGTATTAGGCTCTGCTTCGCCTCTTCACAAGATCATGAATAGTAAGTTTTACTAGCACAAGTTTCTCTTTGGCATTTTGTCAACAATTGTATGGAGAaagatactgattttttttaatgtgataaAGCAGTAATTTTGCTGTTGCCTTGTCCCAAGATGGCTATCTTTGTATAGTCAAGGGGACCTGCATAGGTTGGGGTGCTGgtaatttttaaagtatttttttaataaataagacAATTCTCTAATGAGACACAAGATTATGTTATGTTTTGCCTGTAAGTGACTTATTTGCTGTagaacttgggggaaaaaatctcatgCATGAGAAGAACTTCAAGTGGTTTTTCAAAATGGGTATTAATCCATATTGAAAAGTGTATATTATAAAAATTATCTGCACAAACCTTGTGAAATTTTCCATCTGAATGAGTGGTATAAAATATTCATATACTTACTGATATTTGTACAAGATAATTTAGATCTATTTTCAAATCTATAGATTTGAGCATGGGCAACACCATATGTGGGGGCACTGAACAAAGACCTACGCAAGGATATACAGTATATCACCCCAGGAAGATGGTGCACAAATCACAGCAGTATATAAAGTTGTATATAGAGTTGTATATAGAAAATGTAGAGTTGAGTAGTGTTTTTATACTAGTCTGTATGTTACACTTAAGTCCAGCAgcagtcagtgggcttacttctaaggTACCTGTGATAATGCAGAGGTGGATGGTCTTGTATGGGCAGTTTCAGTTGAGCTTGcaccctggggagccctgtgtgattGCAGGAGGGTTGTCTTGCAGGAGAGTATTTTACTTTCCTATATTTGGAGAAAGCAAGACATTACATAGTATTTATAGCCAACAACATTTAAATGCCAgccctttaaaaatgtttaattgAGTTACTCAGGTTCTAGTAATGCAGTTGGGGCAATACTGGGAGTTCTTGTTGCTGATCAGATCAGTTTAAGAAATGTCAGTCTTGGTTCTTGTAGCTTTTTCTTAACTAAAAAGAATTTATCTTACTGGAAAATCTAACCTCACGATATGAGGTACCTTGTGTATTGGATCTAAAGATGGGAACCCGTCAACATGGAGATGATGCATCTGAAGAAAAGAAGGCTAATCAGATCCGGAAGTGTCAGCAAAGTACTTCAGCTGTTATAGGAGTTCGGGTGTGTGGTATGCAGGTGAGCTTTGTAAAGGGCAAATGCAGAATGAGGTGTTTGGGAATGAATAGCTTTTGCTTGAAAGTAAAACTGATTACTACCTACATTTTTGACTTTTTTTGAGAGGCATTGGActattttgaattaaagaaatatCAAAGTCTGATTATTGTTGTTCTGGAATGGTAGAAGTAAATGCAGCATTATTTACATGCAGTTCAAAAATACAAACCTGATTATTCAAAACAGAGTAAATCAGTGATGATATTAATTTTGGACAATTCTGTAACCATCCCACTTTATACTTTTCTAGCTGAGAGATTTCACATTTTATTCACCATCTTGCTAAAGAAGGCTCCAGGACATGGCAGTATAAATGTATTTGGGTGGACAGGCCACTTCAGAGCACTTCACTTTGCTCTCTCTCATCAAGAGCAGAGAAGGCGAGTCATTGTGCCTTTCTCTAACCTTGCATGGAGTTAACCATCAGTCTGTCCTTAATTTGATTGGCAATCTAATATGACAGATAATTATAGGGAGTTTCTGTTTACACCTGCATGTGCATGGACTGAGGCATGCACACAGAAATTCTGCCTACCCTAAGAGTCTTCCCTCCCTAATGGACAGAACTTTCCAAAGTCTCTTGTAGTCGTGAAAAGCTAGATTTGAGGCCAAATTATAGATGTGTTAAAGCATGTCATTGGCCCTTGCCTAGGTTTTTGTTCACTAATTAGCCACTGCAGGTGGTATGTGGGGGATTAGGATTGATTGTGGCATGGGGAAGGACTGTAACGTTTTATGTtttaaaacctttattggcattagaGGAATGAAATGCTTTGTTTACTACCAtgtcctgatctggattggagCACTCCTGTGCCTACTGTTTGCCCAAGAAGGGAAGTTTTGGGTGTTAATGGCAGTCCTTCCCTCTCAGGGCAAAAAGCAACTGCATGGGGGATGGAATAGGTAAGAGCCAGATCAGGACTACGGCAGAGAGAGAGCTAAATTCCCGTTACCACATTGTGGTTCTGCTATCCCCttatccatcccccccccccacagcagctaGTTAGGACACTTAAAAACAAGCATGCAAGGACCAGTACTGTCTTGAACATAAAGATGGCATCCTGAGTAGTGCATCTGCCTTCTGAAGCTCCACCTGCAAATAGAAGTTTCCTTGGTAAATGGAAGAAGCTTTCTGATTGCAAAATGGATCCTTACAGCTGTACAAGCACCGCTTCTCTGAGAAAAACGCTGCTTATGTTTGCAGATGATGCTGCTGATGGTGGAAGAACTAGCTTGGATGCTTCCCCACAGTATGTAGTTTGGTTCATGGGTAAAAATATATTCAGTGATAAATTATACCTGATAAATtacacccttttaaaaaaaaaatcctgcttttgAATTTTCAGAGTACTATCATATAGTTCCAACAACAGTAGAAAATTGTTGCCTCTATAAAAGGATGTGCTAGTTCATTTTAGATGCTCATTTAGTAGAAAGAGGATTTTATTTTTACTAGGAAGAAGAATGGATAATACTTTGGATCTCTAGTGAGGGTTGGAAAAATTTTGTTACTCTcgttatattttgtttttttattactACTGGACTGTTTGAAGGAACAAAGGTATTAAACAAATTTTTATAGTGCGGGGACTTGATGAAAGCACACCAACAATAAAGTCTCTTTTACAGAGAACTAATTATGCTAATATTAAGGCCAACCTATAAGCACTTTATAAGTACAGTACCGTAAACAAATGGGACAATATTGATGAGCAGATTAGAGTCTTGGCAAACTTTCTTGCAAACATTGTTTGAATTGATCGAGGTAGCATCTTTTCACTCCTTGCTGTAAGATTAGATTATTTGTCCCACTGTGTGTTTCCTAGTGATCTTTATTCATTAAAGGTGACCTCTGCCTTTCCTCTTGAATAGCATTATTGCTTTTGAGGATAACATTCATACCACACAAGTCCTCCCATTCATAGAAGCTTTCCTTCTTTCAAGTGGGAGAATATTTTTCCAGGTGTTTCTCATTTCATCTGTGCTTGTAAAGAAGAGCAGTAGAAGTCAGCTTATTTTCTAGCAGTTAGAGTGGTTGGCCAAAGAGTGCAGAAAATACCTTTTACTCTTCTCTAGTAGGGGCCAGTTGATGCGAGGCATGTCAGTTCAATTAACAGGGACTGGTTCATTGATCTTCACTGCTCTTCTAGCAGATACTTACCTGCTGACATGAAGATTTATAATGGGATAGCAGTAGCTTCATTATTCCAATCAATTTCTTCAGCCTATAGAGTTCTCCTGTGGCTCACCCAAAAAGTGAGACAGGCACATTGACACTTCATTTAAAGTACAATTTTCACCAACACTGAACATAGCAAGCCACAATTTCAGTTGCTAGTAGTTTTGCAAACAGTTATAGCAGGCACAGGCATGATATTACTGTTAATGGTCTGAATGATAGAGTGCCACTGGGCATGTTATAGCTTGACTTTGGAAACAGTTGGCCAAAGAATTTCTAATCCTACTTTAAATTCTTCAGCCTTATTTCTGAAATGGAAAAGCAATCTGAAGAATTTGCTTTGTAACTATATTTATTTTGGAAGACTCTAATTGCTATGATATTCTACCTCTGCCTTCCTTCAGCCATACCAGAAcagttttgaaaatattttcttcctttctgtacCAGTTAATTTCTAAATTCAGAACTACTGCTGTATTCAGTGCTAACATTGTTTTCTTACCTTCCACAGGTTTATCAGCCAGGTACTGGCCAGTTAATGTTTATGAATAAATACCATGGAAGGAAGCTTTCAGTCCAAGGATTTAAAGAAGCACTTTATCAGTTCTTTCATAATGGGAAATATCTGCGACGAGAACTCTTTGAACCTGTTTTAAAGAAACTGACTGAATTAAAGTCTGTTTTAGAGAAGCAGGAATCTTACCGCTTCTACTCCAGCTCTTTGCTCATCATTTATGACGGGAAGGAGTTGCAAGAACTGGCTGTGGACTCTGACC is a window from the Tiliqua scincoides isolate rTilSci1 chromosome 2, rTilSci1.hap2, whole genome shotgun sequence genome containing:
- the IP6K2 gene encoding inositol hexakisphosphate kinase 2 codes for the protein MSPAFGAMEVEHYSKGVLLEPFVHQVGGHSCVLRFNDKTICKPLIQREHQFYETLPAEMRKFTPQYEGVVSVSFEEGEDGNLCLIAYPLNGDHDNLESLDNSDCEPKNKLLRWTNKKTVLLENEKLTKEWVRQHRKEEKIKSHKLEEEFEWLKKSEGLYYSVEKKGNISSQFKPHNPWSMKCHQQQLQRMKENAKHRNQYKFILLENLTSRYEVPCVLDLKMGTRQHGDDASEEKKANQIRKCQQSTSAVIGVRVCGMQVYQPGTGQLMFMNKYHGRKLSVQGFKEALYQFFHNGKYLRRELFEPVLKKLTELKSVLEKQESYRFYSSSLLIIYDGKELQELAVDSDPEDLEGLSEESSDESAGAYAYKPSVSSVDVRMIDFAHTTCRYYGEDSVVHEGQDTGYVFGLQNLIAIIEEIRDENSE